A DNA window from Fragaria vesca subsp. vesca linkage group LG3, FraVesHawaii_1.0, whole genome shotgun sequence contains the following coding sequences:
- the LOC101305143 gene encoding glucan endo-1,3-beta-glucosidase 11-like, translated as MAISSRIARINAFLLCLLCFSALQGVTSLGINYGQLGNNLLEPQKVLDLLSSLKVTKARIYDTNPQVLTAFANSGVELMVTIENAMLGQLMNPQAALQWVNAHIKPYVPATKITSIAVGNEVFTDDDTTVLLANLVPAMVGIQTALTQLGLDSYIKVSTPCSLAVLEESYPPSAGSFKTEVAGVMSQLLQFLQTTKAPFWINAYPYFAYKDNPNKISLDYVLFNPNSGMIDPYTKLHYDNMLYAQVDAAIFAMARLGFNGIEVKVSETGWPSKGDANEIGATLQNAAIYNRNLLRRQLANEGTPLRPRMRLEVYVFALFNEDMKPGPTSERNYGLFQPDGTMAYNVGLSALSTTSTTSSTSTASISDITSSATKSTTMDFHQNWVSCIFVCVVTFQVYMRRPF; from the exons ATGGCAATTTCTAGCAGAATTGCCAGAATCAACGCCTTTCTTCTCTGTTTGCTCTGTTTCTCAG CTTTACAAGGAGTTACATCACTTGGCATCAACTATGGCCAACTCGGCAACAATCTGCTAGAACCACAGAAAGTCCTAGACCTCTTAAGCTCCCTCAAGGTCACGAAAGCAAGAATTTACGACACGAATCCTCAAGTACTAACAGCATTTGCCAATTCCGGCGTTGAGCTAATGGTGACAATCGAAAACGCAATGTTAGGCCAGTTGATGAACCCCCAAGCAGCCCTTCAATGGGTTAACGCTCACATCAAGCCTTACGTCCCCGCAACGAAAATCACCAGCATTGCAGTAGGGAATGAGGTCTTCACCGACGATGACACAACCGTGCTGCTAGCTAATCTTGTCCCAGCCATGGTCGGCATTCAAACGGCGTTAACTCAGTTAGGCCTTGACTCATACATTAAGGTCTCAACACCTTGCTCTTTGGCAGTGCTTGAAGAATCCTATCCCCCTTCTGCAGGGAGCTTCAAGACTGAAGTAGCTGGTGTCATGTCACAATTGTTACAGTTCTTACAAACCACAAAGGCACCTTTTTGGATCAATGCCTATCCTTACTTTGCATACAAAGACAACCCGAATAAAATTTCTCTAGACTATGTGCTCTTCAATCCCAATTCTGGCATGATCGACCCTTACACCAAGTTACACTATGACAATATGTTGTATGCTCAAGTAGATGCAGCCATTTTCGCTATGGCGCGGTTGGGGTTCAATGGCATCGAGGTCAAGGTTTCGGAGACAGGGTGGCCATCCAAGGGCGACGCCAATGAAATCGGTGCAACTTTGCAGAACGCTGCTATTTATAATAGAAACTTGCTGAGGAGGCAATTGGCAAATGAAGGCACGCCTTTGAGGCCTAGAATGAGGCTGGAAGTCTATGTTTTTGCTCTTTTCAATGAGGACATGAAGCCTGGACCAACTTCAGAGAGGAATTATGGTTTATTTCAACCTGATGGAACTATGGCTTACAATGTGGGATTGTCTGCCTTATCAACTACTTCAACTACCTCATCAACCTCGACGGCTTCCATTTCTGATATCACTTCCTCTGCCACAAAG TCAACAACAATGGACTTTCATCAGAACTGGGTGAGCTGCATCTTTGTTTGTGTGGTAACCTTCCAAGTTTATATGAGACGACCATTCTAA
- the LOC101305438 gene encoding F-box/kelch-repeat protein At1g30090-like — protein sequence MQRVRLSSQQAPVLKLGDSQMTLSPKFRLAVIQSSLMDRSSDIELSLRGEPLIPGLPDDVALNCLLRLPVESHTASKAVCKRWHLLFGSKERFFTRRKEVGFKDPWLFVFAFHKCTGKIQWQVLDLTHFSWHTIPAMPCKDKVCPHGFRCVALPHEGTLFVCGGLVSDVDCPLDLVLKYEMQKNRWTVVNQMVSARSFFATGVIDGMIYVAGGNSTDLFELDSAEVLDPAEGSWHPIANMGTNMSSYDAAVLDGKLLVTEGWLWPFYVSPRGQVYDPRTDNWESMAVGLREGWTGSSVVIYGHLFVVSELERMKLKVYDVDTDSWDTIEGPPLPEQICKPFAVNSYDCTICVVGRNLHLAVGNISRVSRKGSSDNKWYFSVQWHVVDAPDNLSDLTPSSSQVLFA from the coding sequence ATGCAACGGGTACGGTTGTCCTCTCAACAGGCGCCTGTGCTCAAGCTAGGGGATTCTCAGATGACATTATCCCCAAAGTTTAGGCTAGCGGTTATCCAATCTTCTTTGATGGACCGTTCTTCAGATATTGAGTTATCACTTAGGGGAGAACCCCTCATTCCTGGTCTACCTGATGATGTTGCGCTTAACTGTCTACTTCGGCTTCCGGTGGAAAGCCACACAGCAAGCAAAGCTGTCTGCAAGCGTTGGCATCTACTGTTTGGTAGTAAAGAGCGTTTTTTCACTCGAAGAAAAGAAGTAGGGTTTAAGGACCCGTGGCTTTTTGTCTTTGCATTCCACAAGTGCACTGGAAAGATTCAGTGGCAGGTTCTTGATCTCACTCATTTCTCGTGGCACACAATCCCCGCCATGCCTTGCAAAGACAAAGTTTGTCCACATGGGTTCAGATGTGTTGCACTTCCCCATGAGGGCACTCTCTTTGTTTGTGGTGGTTTGGTCTCTGATGTGGATTGTCCGCTGGATTTGGTCCTGAAATATGAAATGCAGAAGAATCGATGGACTGTGGTGAACCAGATGGTGAGTGCTAGGTCTTTTTTTGCAACTGGAGTGATTGATGGGATGATTTATGTGGCTGGAGGAAACAGCACAGATCTTTTTGAGCTAGACTCCGCTGAGGTTTTGGATCCTGCTGAAGGGAGTTGGCATCCCATTGCGAACATGGGAACAAATATGTCTTCTTATGATGCGGCAGTTCTCGATGGAAAGCTTCTGGTTACGGAAGGCTGGTTGTGGCCTTTCTATGTATCTCCTAGGGGTCAGGTTTATGATCCAAGAACTGATAATTGGGAGAGTATGGCTGTTGGACTCAGAGAGGGATGGACAGGTTCAAGTGTGGTGATTTATGGTCATTTGTTTGTGGTCTCAGAGCTTGAAAGAATGAAGCTTAAGGTTTATGATGTGGATACTGATTCCTGGGACACAATAGAGGGCCCTCCTTTACCTGAGCAGATATGTAAACCCTTTGCAGTGAATTCTTATGATTGTACAATATGTGTCGTTGGTAGGAACCTTCATCTTGCTGTCGGTAACATCTCAAGGGTTAGCCGTAAAGGCTCTTCTGACAACAAGTGGTACTTCAGTGTTCAATGGCATGTGGTTGATGCCCCAGATAACTTGTCTGACTTGACACCTTCAAGCTCACAGGTCCTCTTTGCCTAG